The Terriglobales bacterium region GGCCCGATCATAGAAACCAATGGGATGCGGGACCGGCAGGTGAACGACCACAAAGCCGTACGCGGGATCCACTGCGGCTTTCTTCCCTGCTTCGAAGAGCGCCTGGTAGTCATGAACGTCCTCCTCTCGCTCGCGCCGCAGACGATTTGGGAGCAGGCCGAAGCGGGCGAGTCCGAACCAGGTGTCGAGTGTGGATTCGGCCTGGTCCCACATGGCCTGCGCCACGTTGGCGTCGCGGCGCACCGCACCCAGAAGCAGCGGGCCGTCCTGCCAGGCGCATTGCGACGGACCGCGGAGCACGCGGCAATACGGGTGATACCAGCCGATCAGAGCGGTGTTGCCTGCGCGCGCGAAGATGCCCGGCTCGGCCGTCCAGGGGCGCGGCTGCTCGGCGACGCTACCTCTTGCGTCGCCGAACCACAGCAGCAACTCATCTGAACCGCGCGGTTCGGTGCGAGCGACCAACTTTCCGGTGAAGAGCGCGGGCATGGACAACTCGGTCATGCGGCCGGGCGGATAGGCGTTGGGCGCGTAGAGCGACTGGCCGCGCAAGCGGTCGAATTGCGTCAGCGAGATGGAGCCCGGTCGTTCGGCGAAGGCCAGGCGCTGGTCCAACTCGTCAAGCACCAGCCACAGGACACGCGGCGCGCGGGCGGAGTCGGAGGGCGCCCGCGGTCGTGTGACGCCAGGATCGGCGAAGCTCATCTGCTGAAGGCGATAGAGCAGCCAGGCTCCCTGCGCGGCGGTCACCAGCACGAAGGGAGAAGCGATGAGCAGAAGCACAGCCGCCAGGCGAGCCAGGGGCTTTCCCCAACGCGCAATCACGAACAGGATGAGCACCAGCAATGCGAGCCAGAGGGCAAGACCGGGCCAGCCAAAGCGCTCACGGAACGTGAGCGCCAGTTGTCCGAAACGCAGGTTGGCCGCCACCAGCAACAGAAACAAACAACGCGCGATGCGGATGACGGACGGATTGCCGCCGCGCCGCGCGAGCGTCGCGCCGGCGAAGAGGGCCGACGCCACCAACAGCACATCGAGCAAGACGGCTACCAGGTGCGGAGCCGGCGAGGTGCGGCTGTAGTAGGCCAGCTTGCCGTCCAGCAGTTCGCGCCAGACGCGAAAGAAGCAGAGATTGGCGAGAGAGAGGGCGATGAGCGCATCCCGCAGCATCATCGTGCGGCGTCTCGCTTACGAAGCAGGTACAGGGCGCGGGTGGCGCCCTGAGGACGCAGGCTGCGAGCGATCTCGAAGCGCTGCCGCCAGGCGGATTCGAAGCTCTCGGGCGTGAGGTCGCGATGCAGCGCCTCGCGGCCGCGCACGATGCGTCGGAACATGGGGTCGTCAGGAGCGACATACTCGACCACCACGGCGTCGCGGGTGAGCGCAGCGATAAGGTCCACGATCTCCGGCAGCGGCACGCGCTCGGTGACCAGCATGTGATGGACGACGGCCAGCATCATCACCAGGTCGAAACCGCCTTGCGCGCGCTCCAGGAACGACGGGCATTCGCGGTTGCGCCAGCCGGTGGCGGGCGTGGGGCGGGCAAGGTTGACGACCAGCGGCAGGACGTCGAGCTGCTCGGCGCGCGCGCCTCGCCAGATCTCGCCGACGGCGACCGAGTCATAGTCGATGGCCACGACGCCCGCGCCGGAGCGCGCGGCGATGCGCGTGAAGTAGCCGGTGTTGGCGCCTACG contains the following coding sequences:
- a CDS encoding sulfatase-like hydrolase/transferase; the encoded protein is MMLRDALIALSLANLCFFRVWRELLDGKLAYYSRTSPAPHLVAVLLDVLLVASALFAGATLARRGGNPSVIRIARCLFLLLVAANLRFGQLALTFRERFGWPGLALWLALLVLILFVIARWGKPLARLAAVLLLIASPFVLVTAAQGAWLLYRLQQMSFADPGVTRPRAPSDSARAPRVLWLVLDELDQRLAFAERPGSISLTQFDRLRGQSLYAPNAYPPGRMTELSMPALFTGKLVARTEPRGSDELLLWFGDARGSVAEQPRPWTAEPGIFARAGNTALIGWYHPYCRVLRGPSQCAWQDGPLLLGAVRRDANVAQAMWDQAESTLDTWFGLARFGLLPNRLRREREEDVHDYQALFEAGKKAAVDPAYGFVVVHLPVPHPIGFYDRARGEYRLDGAPSYLDNLVLADRTLGELRAAMEQAGVWERTTIIVTADHWWRADFWRRQPGWTPEDEAAYAGRLDHRVPLLVRFPFQSLPLVIAQPLNTVLLHDLTLAILSGEIADAPAAARWLEAHATFGESPYNTRK